A single region of the Pseudomonas sp. GGS8 genome encodes:
- a CDS encoding glycerate kinase → MKIVIAPDSFKDSLSAQGVADAIAQGLAQVWPDAQLLKCPMADGGEGTVESILAACDGELRRTRVRGPLGATVDAAWGWLAQSHTAIIEMAEASGLQLVPLNLRDACTSSTFGTGELIRAALDAGAQRVILAIGGSATNDGGAGAMQALGVKLLDAQGQTLAPGGLALAQLARLDPSDIDPRLAEVRFDIAADVNNPLCGPHGASAIFGPQKGASPEQVQQLDYALGHFAELCAQALVKDVRDEPGSGAAGGLGFAAKAFLGAQFQAGVDVVAELVGLAEAVKGADLVITGEGRFDAQTLRGKTPFGVARIARQHGVPVIVMAGTLGEGYQALYAHGIDAAFALASGPMTLEQACAEAPRLLRERASDIARVWRVAARKA, encoded by the coding sequence ATGAAAATCGTCATTGCCCCCGATTCGTTCAAGGACAGCCTCAGTGCCCAGGGGGTGGCCGATGCCATTGCGCAGGGGTTGGCGCAGGTCTGGCCAGACGCACAGTTGCTCAAGTGCCCGATGGCTGATGGCGGCGAAGGCACGGTCGAATCGATTCTGGCCGCATGCGACGGCGAACTGCGCCGCACCCGTGTTCGCGGGCCATTGGGCGCCACGGTCGATGCCGCTTGGGGCTGGCTGGCGCAGAGTCATACCGCGATTATCGAAATGGCCGAGGCCAGTGGCTTGCAATTGGTGCCACTTAACCTGCGTGATGCCTGCACCAGCAGCACCTTCGGCACCGGTGAATTGATCCGCGCCGCGCTGGATGCCGGGGCGCAACGGGTGATTCTGGCGATCGGCGGCAGCGCCACCAACGACGGCGGCGCCGGAGCGATGCAGGCTTTGGGGGTGAAACTGCTGGACGCTCAGGGCCAAACCCTGGCGCCGGGTGGTCTGGCGCTGGCGCAATTGGCCCGTCTCGATCCGAGCGACATCGACCCGCGTCTGGCCGAGGTGCGTTTCGACATCGCCGCCGACGTCAATAATCCGCTGTGCGGCCCGCACGGTGCGTCAGCGATTTTCGGCCCGCAGAAAGGCGCGTCGCCCGAGCAAGTCCAGCAACTGGACTACGCCCTCGGGCACTTTGCCGAGCTCTGCGCGCAAGCTCTGGTCAAGGACGTGCGCGATGAGCCGGGCAGCGGTGCGGCGGGCGGCCTGGGGTTTGCCGCGAAGGCGTTTCTCGGCGCGCAATTCCAGGCCGGTGTAGACGTGGTCGCCGAACTGGTGGGGCTGGCCGAGGCGGTTAAAGGCGCCGACCTGGTGATCACCGGCGAAGGCCGTTTCGATGCCCAGACATTGCGCGGCAAAACCCCGTTTGGCGTGGCGCGCATTGCACGCCAGCACGGCGTGCCGGTCATCGTCATGGCCGGCACCTTGGGCGAGGGGTATCAGGCCTTGTACGCGCATGGCATCGATGCGGCTTTTGCATTGGCAAGCGGACCGATGACCCTGGAACAGGCCTGCGCCGAGGCGCCGCGATTGCTGCGTGAGCGCGCCAGTGATATCGCGCGGGTGTGGCGGGTGGCGGCCCGCAAGGCCTGA